In the genome of Luteitalea pratensis, the window CCCTGGGCTGTTTCCCGCATCGTTGCGGACCCACGGCGATCAGGTCGGCGTCTACTTCGAGCCGGCCGCGGTCATCGTCGTCCTCGTCCTCCTCGGCCAGGTGCTGGAACTACGGGCTCGCAGCCGCACCAGTTCGGCCATCAGGAAGCTGTTGGGCCTGACACCGACGACCGCGAGACGCATCGACGCCGCCGGCGCCGAGCGGGACGTGGCGCTCGAGGACGTGCAGGTCGGCGATCGCCTTCGCGTGCGGCCAGGCGAGCGCGTGCCTGTCGATGGCGTGGTCATCGAAGGGACCACCACGGTCGACGAGTCCATGGTGACGGGCGAGCCGATTCCGGTCGAGAAGGCCAGCATGAGCAAAGTGACCGGCGGCACGGTCAACGGCACCGGCACGTTCGTGATGGAGGCGCAGCGCGTTGGCAACGACACGCTGCTTGCGCAGATCGTGCGGCTGGTGGGCGAGGCGCAACGGTCGCGCGCGCCGATCCAGCGGCTGGCGGACACCGTCTCCGGCTGGTTCGTGCCGATTGTCATCGTGGTGGCACTCGTCACGTTCGTCGTTTGGGCGGTGTGGGGACCCGAGCCTCGACTGGCCCACGCACTCGTCAACGCCGTTGCGGTGTTGATCATCGCCTGCCCGTGCGCGCTCGGCCTGGCCACGCCGATGTCGATCATGGTCGGCACGGGGCGAGGCGCAGAACTCGGCGTGCTGTTGCGCAATGCCGAGGCGCTCGAAGTGATGGAAAGGGTCGACACGGTCGTCGTGGACAAGACCGGTACCCTCACCGAGGGCAAGCCGGCCCTGACGACGCTGGTCCCAGAGTCGCCGTTTGACGAGCTCATGCTGTTGCGACTCGTCGCGAGTCTCGAAAAGGTGAGCGAGCACCCGCTCGCGGAAGCCATCGTTCGCGGGGCCGAGGAGCGCGGCGTTCGAACTGGACCTGTCACCGAGTTCCGGTCGGTGACAGGCAAAGGCGTGGTCGGCACCGTGGACGGCAGGACCGTCGCGATCGGCAACGTCGCGATGTTGTCCGAGGCAGGTGCGACAGTGGCATCGCCCGAACGCGCGGATGCGTTGCGGCGCAACGGTGAGACCGTGATGTTCGTGGCGGTGGACGGCGCGTATGCCGGCCTGATCGGCGTGGCCGATCGCATCAAGGCCACGACCGTCGAAGCCATCAAGGCCCTGCACGACGAGGGGCTGCGGATCGTGATGCTTACGGGCGACAGCCGCGTCACCGCCGAGGCCGTCGCCCGGTCTGTCGGCATTGACACAGTCGAAGCGGAGGTCCTGCCCAATCAGAAGGCTGATGTGGTCAAGCGACTCCAGGCCGAGGGCAGGCGGGTGGCCATGGCGGGGGATGGCATCAACGACGCTCCGGCACTCGCCCAGGCTGACGTCGGTATCGCGATGGGCACCGGCACCGATGTGGCCATGGAGAGCGCCGGCGTCACCCTCGTCCAGGGTGACCTGCGCGGGCTGGTGCGGGCCAGGCGCCTCAGTCGGGCCACGATGCGCAATATCCGGCAGAACCTGTTCTTCGCGTTCATCTACAACGTGCTCGGCGTGCCGGTGGCCGCCGGTGTGCTGTATCCCACCTTCGGCGTGTTGCTGAGCCCGATCATTGCCAGCGCGGCGATGACGTTCAGCTCGGTGTCGGTTATCGGCAACGCGCTCCGGCTCAGGCGCCAGGCGCTCTGACGTCCCGAGCATGAGCGATCCCGGTTCACCCGGCTGTTGCTGTACTGGATCGACAATGAGGTCCATCATCGGGGCCAGGCGTACGTATACCTGCGGGCGAATCGAGCCGCCGCCGTTTTACGACCGGAGCTGATCCATCGCTAGCAGAGCCGGTTCACGCCATCGATAGACATGCGCTGTGTCAATCAGTTGTCCCGAATCAAGCCGCGAGCACGTCGGCGACGGTCGCGGCGAGTTCGAATCCCAGGCTGGTGTTTCGTCGGCTGGCCGACGCCGACACGTTTCAGGACGCCTTTGGAGCGTGGCGGTCTTCAGGTTGCGCCGGGCATCTGTTTGCAATGGTGGCGAGTGTGCATCGCGCTATACCTCACGAGGTCTTCGACCGACACCGTACCGAAACCTGTGCTCACGAAGTGTTGGCCACTGGCGACCCGTCTACGACATTCCTGGTCGAACCTGGCGAACGCCCCTTCCAGGCGGACGCGCGCCTGAGCCGGCGTGGCCGGTCCGCTAGCAGGGTTCATCGCCTTGTGGGCCTTCCACCCAGTCGGAAACACGCCCTCCTTCAAGATCCGGTTGAAGTACAGTCTGAGCAGCGGGCGCAGGAAAGCGGGGGCATCGGGATCGACGACGGAGCCCCAGAAACGACGTTGGCCGCTTCTTCCAAGCCACGCGCCACATGCTCGACTACCTGGCTCGGCGACCACTTCCCCGGCGCACACGGCGTAGTCCAAGTCGTCGCTGATCTCTCCGCAGCCGCGACAAGGTCGATGACGGCGGCGCGATTGGCCGCAAGCACATCATTGACACCAGCCGTGGGACCTCCTGGGCGTGAACCGAAGGGCCGAACAGGGACCATGCGTGCTCTCGACGTCTCGGACAACGCCGCGTCGCCGCAGCCTTGCCGCGGAGGGGTTGCCAACCGAGCGCACCCGCACATGCTGGTGCCTCGGCACTGTTCCTGGCTGGTCTCAGAACAACAAAGGTGCCGACGTCGCTGTGTTACAGCCTTCCGTCACGCTGATCACCGTGCCATCGACGGGGTTGAGGTTCGTGATCGTGTTGGTTCCATCCCCGCTGAGATAGTAAGGCTCAACAAAATCAGGCGTGTCAGGATTGTCTCCCTGAATGAGGGTTGGATGGCTTGTCACTTCGGTGATTCTGACGTGCCGACCCAGATTGTCGAAACTGTGGGAACGGAAGAACACGAGAAACGTGTGACCTCCCGTGCGCTCCCATATGCCGTGCCCCGCGCTTCGCGAGGCGGCCGGCGGCGGAGCGGGCGGGCCGCCGCCTTCGATCAGGACGCCGCCGTGCATGTAGGTGGTCATGCTCTGGACGGTTGCGATGACCGCAAACGGCGCAGGCGAGCAGGTCACGATCTTGACCTGATTCAGCCAGGTGCCTTCGAGTGTTCCGCGGCCCTCTTCCTGCGTCGTTGCTCCGGAGCCCAGAACCGTGCTGCCTGCCAGCGTGAGCACGCCGACCAGCGTCATACCGGAGATCCGAGTGAACCGTGTGGCTGTCATGGCATGTCCTTTCGTGACGTCTTGTGTCGACGTCTCAACGCCCCGTCGGTGTTGGGCTCCAGTGGATCTGGAACGCAGCGCCGACGTGCGAACCATCTTCGGAGGCCGGACGGTCGTTTGACCATGGCGCGGTGCTGGAGAAAATCTGATGGTTTCCTGACTCGGAAAAGCGAAGATAGGGTGGAGGTTGCGGCCCTTTGAGGCTCTTGTACGAGACTCCGAGGCCACGCCCGGATGCTGACTTCCGATTCCCCGGACATTTATCGGTTTGGTGACTACGAACTGGACGTCGGCGCCTACGAGCTGCGTCGGCACGGACGTCCCGTGCGGATCGAGCGGCAACCGATGGACCTGCTGTTGCTGCTCGTCCAACGGCGAGGCCAGCTCGTGTTGCGGAGTGAGATCGTCGATCGGCTCTGGGGCAAGGACGTCTTTGTCGACGTCGAGACGGGGGTGCACTCGGCGATTCGCAAGGTCCGCCAGGCGCTGCGCGATTCGCCCGACGCGCCCAAGTTCGTGGAGACGGTGTCCGGCAAAGGCTACCGTTTCATCGCAACCGTAGAGGTCCATGGCGCGCCGGTCACGGCTGCCGGCCTGGCCAGGTCTCAGCCAGCGGCGGAGGCGACCGCATCCGATGCGGCTGTTGCGGGGCCCTCGCTTGTCGCGGCGAGCGCGCTCGCCGTCGGTGAGGCGCCGTTCGCGATCGCCACGGCGGCGGGTCTGCCGCGTCCTGTGGACGATGGCGACGCGATCGCGTCTGCCGCTGCGGCGGCCGTGGTCCATCCGGCCACCGAAGTCGAGCCTCCGGCGCCCCATCGCGCAGCGTTCCAGTACCGCGGCCTCGCATTCGGCCTGATGCTGGGCCTTCTGGTCGGCGTCCTCATCTGGGCGCGGACGCCACGCGACGCGGGTCCTCGTGCCTCGCCGCTGACGCTCGCCGTGCTGCCGTTCACCAACCTCAGTGGCGATCCCGCACGCGAGTACCTGGCCGAAGGCCTCGCTGAGGAGACGGCCACGTCCCTTGGGCAAATCGATCCAGAGCAGATGGGCGTGGTCGCCCGCAGCTCGACCAGGCGGTACAAGGGCACAACGAAGTCCGCAGCCGAGATCGGACGAGAACTCGCCGCCGACTACCTCGTCGAGAGCTCCCTTCAGGTCGAGGACAACCGGTTGCGCGTGACGTCCACGCTCGTGCGTGTGCGCGACCAGGTGCAGGTGTGGTCCCAGTCCTACGACCGCGAGCCGATGAGCCTGCTGAGCCTGCAGCACGAGTTGAGCACCGCCATCGCCGAGCAGATCCGTCTCCGGCTCTCCACCGGCCGCCTCGAGATACTGACGCGTCGACAGACCGTGAGCCCTGACGCGTATGACCTGTACCTGCGGGGGCGCAACTTCGAGAATCAGCGCACGCCGGTGACCAACCGCCGTGCAATCGAGTACTACACTCGAGCCACCGAACTCGACCCAGACTACGCGCTGGCCTGGTCAGCGATCGCGCGGGCGCTCGCGGCCAGCATCATCAACAGCGACGCGTCGCCTTCCGCCGTGCTTGCCAGAGCTCGCGACGCGGCGGCACGGGCAGTCGCGACGGGTCCTGCCACAGCCGAGGCGCAGTCGGCGCTCGCGTACCTGCAGTGGTGTTGCGAGTGGGAGTGGCCGGCGGCGGAAGCGAGCTTTCGACGTGCGCTGACACTCGACCCCGGAGCGGCGCACACACACCTGACTCTCGGACACGTGCTGTCGCAGATGGGCCGCCACGGCGAGGCGCAGCGCTCGACGCGCCGCGCACGCGAGCTCGATCCGCTCTCGGCGATCATGCCCGGGCTGTCGTCGCAGGTCGCGTTCCAGGCGCGCGACTATCGCGCGGCGCTCGACTACGCGCAGCAAGCCATCGTCCTCGACCCGGAACTCTGGATAGGCCACATGGCGCGAGGACAAGCGCTGGAGCAGCTGGGCGAGCACGCGTCGGCGCTGGAGGCGTTGACCACTGCGGCCAGGTTCTCTGGTGAGAACAGCAAGCCTCTCTCCCTGCGGGCGTACATCCTGGCGAAGACTGGCCGGGCTGACGAGGCGCGCGCGATGCTCCGGACGCTCGAAGCCGTCTCCAAGACCAGGTACGTACCTCCATACGCGATGGCCCTGATCAACGCAGGCCTCGCGCAGCGAGAATCCGCCTTTGTCTGGCTCGAGCGTGCCTACGATGCGCGCGATATGCACCTGATCTATCTGCCGGTGGACCCGAAATGGGATGCTTACCGCGCCGATCCTCGTTTCGAAGCGCTGATCGTGCGCTGTGGCTTCAGGCGAACCGCGAGCCCGACCCCTTCGCAGTAGAGAGCCGGGCAGACGGTGATGCCCGACTGGAGGCTGGCAAGGGCATGGATCGCGCGCGAGCTGCTGCGCGCCGACAAGGGTTGACCGACGGCACGACGCGCGCACGGTGACGATCTCGCGTGACCGACATCGCGCACACGAACACGGAGTCGAGGTGGTCGGGAGGCCGAGGCGAGCCCTGCGTGCGGCGTCCTGAATCGGATGACCGCGCTTGGCAGGCCCGAGTCGTTGGCGATTCAGTCGGTGACGAGGCCGCGAGTTGGGGGACCTGTGAGTCCGGTGCTGAGCCATGCACCAACGCCCCTCATCGACACGCTGCGGTTGTGCCAGGGCGTCCGGGGCTGGGAGACCAGAAGGTCACGCTGCACGGATGAGCCAGCTGCGGAAATCGTCCCTAACACCCAGCCAATCACCTCAAGGCGCTCCAAGCTATTCTTTCACAAGCATTTGGCGGGATCGATCCCTCGTGCTCCCTTCCGTGCCTGATCGGAGTCGAGACCGCAGGATCTGGCTGACATCCCACGATGTCAGTGGGTTGGCGCGACGAAGGCGAGTTCGAGTCCCAGGCTGGTCTCGCTGGCTCCTGGCTCGATCGCGTGGCGTGCCGGCGGCCACAGACATTGCTAAACTCTGTTATTGAGGATGCCATGAACGTGTCATTGACGGCTGAGCTGGAACAATTCGTCGACGCCAAGGTCGAGAGCGGTCTCTACAACAATGCCAGCGAGGTCGTGAGGGAGGGCCTTCGCCTGTTGAAGGAGCAGGACGAGGTCCGGCTCCGCTGGCGCGAGCAGATCGAACGAGGCTGGCTGGAGGCGCAGGCTGGGCGCCTGGTTGATGGCCCAGCCGCGTTGACGCGCATCAAACAGCGCCTGTCGACTCGTTCGAAGAAGCGCGCGTGAGCCAGGCGTACCGTCTTACGGCGCAGGCCGAGGCGGATGTCGCGGCCATCGCTGATTTCATTGCCGCTGACAGTATCGACGTGGCGCTGAAGGTCGTGCTCGCACTGGAGGACACGTTCGTCCTGGTGGCGACGCAGCCAGGCATTGGCCACGCCCGTGAGGATCTGACGAACCGTCCTCTCAAGTTCTGGAGCGTCTACTCCTACCTGGTCGTGTACGACCCCGCCAGTGAGCCGCTGACGGTTGTGGCCGTCCTGCACGGCGCACGCGACGTGGCGAACATCCTGAAGGACATCTGAGCGACGGACCGCCGCGTGGGCAACTCCACATCAGCAGGCGGTCTCGTGTCCGGTACTGGAATTCGGCGCGCCATGGGCGATGAAACCGACGAGATTCGGCCGAGCACTCGATGCCATGAATGCGGCATGGCGCGAGCGTCGCTTCACGGACCTAGCCGCGTGCTTCGACGAGCAGGTTGTCATGCGCGGACCTGGTCTGGTCGAACTCGCTCGCGGACGGGACGCCCTCGTCAAGAGCTACGCCGACTTCATGACGAGATCGGATATCACTGAGTACGTGGAATCGAGGCATGCCGTCGACCGACGGGGCGATACAGCGGTTGCGCGTTTCGACTGGTCGATGGTGTGGATCCAGAACGGCAAGAGCGATCGCGCGTCAGGCCAGGACCTGTACGTATTTCAGCAGCGAGACCCGGTGGGTCGTTCTCGAGCGGGTCATGCTCTACTGCGCGCTGGGTAGCGACGTGGAGCCACGGACGCGAACGGTCGGGCGTGCGAGGCCCCTTGTGGCCTGAAGATGGTTGTCCGAAAGACTTGCATACACATTTCGCACAACCTCACAACGGACCGGACTGGCAGATGACCGTTGGTCTATCAGTTGCGCGGGAGTATCGGTCACTATCGAACTCCTTCGAACCAAAATCGCGACAAGAGAGGATCATGCGCCGTTACCCGCATGTCTAAGCCGATCTGTCGAAGATCAGTGACGCGAACGCCTCTGTCCACGAGAGCAGTTCCACGACTACTTACGCAGCCGGATTCGCGCGAACGTGGGCGATCGATTGATGTTCGGTTCGGACGAGGCCGGACCAGGTGCCCTGGGACCGAGCATCGACGGCATCACATCGACCACGGTCCTCAGCGACGGACAGAAGCGAGCCATCTTGTGTGAGAACGCGGCGCGATTCTTCCGGCTGACGGCGCGACCTCGGAAGTGAACGCCGCGGAAGATGCGGCTTCTCGCGCCGCACGGATGAGTCCGATCACTGAACAACCCTCAATCGACGGTGATACCGCCGATTTGATCGAGGCGGTTCTAAGGGACCCGCCTCTACGCGGCTGTGACGGTGGCGACTGGGAACACCCCAACTGAATACCTACCGCACCGGCTTCATGAATTGGTGAACGGCGTACGCGGCGATCCTTCGTCCGTGGTGCACGCCTGTCTCGACTGCCTTTCGGAAGTGAATGCCGATGTAGATCCGAGACACCGCGTTCTCGTCCGCGGCCTGCGAAAAGCTCGAGTACGAGCGGATCACTGGCGTCGCGTCCGTGCACGTGCTGCCAGGACCCACCGTCGTGCTGCACGCCGTGAACGACACATCGTCGGTGCCGAAGACTTGTTTCAGGATCTCTGCTGCCACGCCGCCCTGCACCGCGTGCCCCGAATCATGATCGGGTATCGGGTAAGTCGGTTGCAGAGGTGTCCAGGTCGAGTCGCCCTGCGTCGCTGGATTGCCGTCATCATCGCCTTCGCGGATCGCCGTGATCGGGCGCCAGAAGCTGTAGTGATACTTGACTTCCCATGACGCGATGTACCCGTCCGCCATGGCCATATTCAACAACCCGAACAGTCGTGCGTTCTCCCACAGATCGAAACCTCGGTCGGCCGACACCGCGCGCGCGAGGCGATTCCACGCCAACGGCGAACTCTCGATCCAGAACACCCCGATTTCGGTCTGGTCCGCGCTTCGTGTACTCGGTGTGGTGATGTCGTCACCGCCAATCAGCTTGATCTCGTTGTAATCGTCCGCGTACTCCTGGCTGCGTAGTGGGTGCGGCGGCCCAGGCCAGAACTGCCCGCTGTGCGCCAGCACGAACGGCGTCACCTGGCCGTAGTTGGACGCGAACGCCAAGGGCGGACCGTCGGGCGTGAAGCGCCACGCACCGGGTTCAGTGCCCTGGGGATAGCCGAAATCGAGCCACGTCGTCGTCTCGGATCCATCGCCGGCTCGCAAGGTGACAATGGCCGCCGCCGCGGCTTGCCCCACGGCGAGGCCCGCTGTCTTGGCCGGTCCGCTGGGTATGGGCATGACCGCGGCCGCATACAGGGCGTTGGCCTCCACAATTCCGCTCGCCACACACGCCGGCGATTCGGGCAATTTCGCGATGACCGACACGAGCACGTCCCGTGCAGCCGCGGCCACGGCCGCATCCACCGACACGGGTCCCTTCACGTTCGCGTCGAAGGCGTAGGGGCGCGCGCGGCGATCGATGGCATTCAGCGCGTCGTGGACCGCGCCGTGCACCATCGCATACATGCGGGACTCGGCGAGGCCATTCCCGCTCACGTGTAGACACGCCGCGGTCGCGGCCTTCGCGGCGTTCTCATTCCACGTGACTACCGCATCGGCGGCGGCGGTCGTGCCCGGCGACAACCCGAGAAGCGATACGCCCAGTCCGATGTTCACGGCCAGTTGCTTCTTCATGATTCCCCCCACATACCCTCGCGGGTCTTGACACACGTCATTGCTTGGTCACATCGATTTGCGGCTTGATCGATTCGAGTACAGTGCGGAGGCTGCACGTCGCTGTGGTTCCGGCCAGTGCCAGCCCAACGCCTTGCCTCCCACAGAGGAGACGCTCGCGCCTCGACATGCGCCGGTCGCGAAGCGGCGCGAGTGGCGTCGAAACTGGACGCAGATCGCACGAGCTTGGACCGGCGCGCGGGAAGAGTGGCAGCACCCACTCTACGTGGCTGCCAACGGCCACGTCCTTTGCTGGCCCATAGCAATTCCTTAGCCGGCCCATAATTGACGCGGCGCGATCCATGCCTGGTCCCGTGAGCAGCGTTTACGCGTTCGGCCCGTTCCGCTTGGACGTCTCTCAGCGCACGCTGACGCACGAGAACCGCCCAGTGGCGCTTCAGCCGAAGACCTTCGACCTGTTGCACCTGCTGGTGAGCAACCCCGGCCGCGCCTTGTCGAAGCAGGAGCTGATGGCTGCGCTATGGTCCGAAGCCTTCGTGGAAGAAAGCAACCTCGCGTTCCAGATCTCGGCACTGCGGAAGGCCCTTCGAAGCGAACCGACCCAATGGATCGAAACGGTGTCCCGGTACGGCTACAGGTTCGCGGCTGATGTGGTGTCGAGCTTTCGCGCGCTTGCCAACTTCCACGTCCCGCTTTGACGAACGCCTTTGAGGACGTGCCGCCCGCCCGTCGAGCGCAGCGCACGGCGTTTCCGGTGCCGATCCCTCGCTCCGCGCTGATCGGACGCCATCACGACCCGGCCACCCTCAGGCAGTTGCTGCGCAGAGACGACGTGCGGCTGCTGACGTTGAGCGGGGCCGGTGGATGCGGGAAGACGAGGCTGGCGATAGAGGCTGCCCTGGACGCGACGGACGCCTTTCCGGGGGGCGTGTCGTTCGTGGGTCTCGCGGGAGTCAAGGACCACGCGGGTGTCGGCTCCACGCTGGCAGACGTTCTCGGTTTCGAGGGCACCGACGACCGGCCGATGGCAGATGTACTCTCCGCCCACGCACGACTGACCCTCCATCGGCGGACCCTGCTCGTTCTCGACAATCTGGAGCACCTGCTCAGCGCGGCGGACCTCATCGTGGCGCTCCTGGATTCGACGCCGCATCTGCATGTGCTCGCCACCAGCCGGACCGTTCTGCGGCTGTAC includes:
- a CDS encoding type II toxin-antitoxin system RelE/ParE family toxin, which gives rise to MSQAYRLTAQAEADVAAIADFIAADSIDVALKVVLALEDTFVLVATQPGIGHAREDLTNRPLKFWSVYSYLVVYDPASEPLTVVAVLHGARDVANILKDI
- a CDS encoding heavy metal translocating P-type ATPase, with translation MNDPVCGMQVDPIRAAGTSQYQGQTYHFCSQSCLDKFQASPETYLTSRAVETQTLVHAHEDSREYTCPMDPEVRQVGPGTCPKCGMALEPVSAAPLTKTEWTCPMHPEIVREEPGSCPICGMALEPRVVSLEEQNPELDDMSRRFRWSVVLTTPMLAFMVSEFLPGQPLQHALPPAAMTCSQFLLATPVVLWGGWPFFARGWASVVHRHLNMFTLIALGVGAAYVFSVVATLAPGLFPASLRTHGDQVGVYFEPAAVIVVLVLLGQVLELRARSRTSSAIRKLLGLTPTTARRIDAAGAERDVALEDVQVGDRLRVRPGERVPVDGVVIEGTTTVDESMVTGEPIPVEKASMSKVTGGTVNGTGTFVMEAQRVGNDTLLAQIVRLVGEAQRSRAPIQRLADTVSGWFVPIVIVVALVTFVVWAVWGPEPRLAHALVNAVAVLIIACPCALGLATPMSIMVGTGRGAELGVLLRNAEALEVMERVDTVVVDKTGTLTEGKPALTTLVPESPFDELMLLRLVASLEKVSEHPLAEAIVRGAEERGVRTGPVTEFRSVTGKGVVGTVDGRTVAIGNVAMLSEAGATVASPERADALRRNGETVMFVAVDGAYAGLIGVADRIKATTVEAIKALHDEGLRIVMLTGDSRVTAEAVARSVGIDTVEAEVLPNQKADVVKRLQAEGRRVAMAGDGINDAPALAQADVGIAMGTGTDVAMESAGVTLVQGDLRGLVRARRLSRATMRNIRQNLFFAFIYNVLGVPVAAGVLYPTFGVLLSPIIASAAMTFSSVSVIGNALRLRRQAL
- a CDS encoding winged helix-turn-helix domain-containing protein, whose amino-acid sequence is MPGPVSSVYAFGPFRLDVSQRTLTHENRPVALQPKTFDLLHLLVSNPGRALSKQELMAALWSEAFVEESNLAFQISALRKALRSEPTQWIETVSRYGYRFAADVVSSFRALANFHVPL
- a CDS encoding type II toxin-antitoxin system ParD family antitoxin translates to MNVSLTAELEQFVDAKVESGLYNNASEVVREGLRLLKEQDEVRLRWREQIERGWLEAQAGRLVDGPAALTRIKQRLSTRSKKRA
- a CDS encoding winged helix-turn-helix domain-containing tetratricopeptide repeat protein, whose product is MLTSDSPDIYRFGDYELDVGAYELRRHGRPVRIERQPMDLLLLLVQRRGQLVLRSEIVDRLWGKDVFVDVETGVHSAIRKVRQALRDSPDAPKFVETVSGKGYRFIATVEVHGAPVTAAGLARSQPAAEATASDAAVAGPSLVAASALAVGEAPFAIATAAGLPRPVDDGDAIASAAAAAVVHPATEVEPPAPHRAAFQYRGLAFGLMLGLLVGVLIWARTPRDAGPRASPLTLAVLPFTNLSGDPAREYLAEGLAEETATSLGQIDPEQMGVVARSSTRRYKGTTKSAAEIGRELAADYLVESSLQVEDNRLRVTSTLVRVRDQVQVWSQSYDREPMSLLSLQHELSTAIAEQIRLRLSTGRLEILTRRQTVSPDAYDLYLRGRNFENQRTPVTNRRAIEYYTRATELDPDYALAWSAIARALAASIINSDASPSAVLARARDAAARAVATGPATAEAQSALAYLQWCCEWEWPAAEASFRRALTLDPGAAHTHLTLGHVLSQMGRHGEAQRSTRRARELDPLSAIMPGLSSQVAFQARDYRAALDYAQQAIVLDPELWIGHMARGQALEQLGEHASALEALTTAARFSGENSKPLSLRAYILAKTGRADEARAMLRTLEAVSKTRYVPPYAMALINAGLAQRESAFVWLERAYDARDMHLIYLPVDPKWDAYRADPRFEALIVRCGFRRTASPTPSQ
- a CDS encoding vanadium-dependent haloperoxidase, which encodes MKKQLAVNIGLGVSLLGLSPGTTAAADAVVTWNENAAKAATAACLHVSGNGLAESRMYAMVHGAVHDALNAIDRRARPYAFDANVKGPVSVDAAVAAAARDVLVSVIAKLPESPACVASGIVEANALYAAAVMPIPSGPAKTAGLAVGQAAAAAIVTLRAGDGSETTTWLDFGYPQGTEPGAWRFTPDGPPLAFASNYGQVTPFVLAHSGQFWPGPPHPLRSQEYADDYNEIKLIGGDDITTPSTRSADQTEIGVFWIESSPLAWNRLARAVSADRGFDLWENARLFGLLNMAMADGYIASWEVKYHYSFWRPITAIREGDDDGNPATQGDSTWTPLQPTYPIPDHDSGHAVQGGVAAEILKQVFGTDDVSFTACSTTVGPGSTCTDATPVIRSYSSFSQAADENAVSRIYIGIHFRKAVETGVHHGRRIAAYAVHQFMKPVR